Proteins encoded in a region of the Geoanaerobacter pelophilus genome:
- a CDS encoding sensor histidine kinase, producing the protein MESSGNTGYAADSAMAGRFAGVSGVAESLVENLSIGMVMVDNEGTICYLNQMAERILQISRQDVVGKRVYMLPLKTAIYKVLGENCRDYPVEMNIHGLVVQARATSVICREGACLGDMYELRDITAERREQRKSDEFVASMTHDLKSPLTVMLGYLDALVGDPKVLAGERAAQCVAEIKRSGHRLQGMIEDILDSYRLDAGLVEIRREFCNIGKVLAECCADLAQDAETHGIAFSCTVDPAIPIVKADAKQIGRLFSNIISNAIKFTPKSGEIKVSGFMDGTDIVMEVSDTGIGIPAKDQERIFNKYFRSAKVKGYKGTGLGLTICKALAEEHGGSIEVASSEGEGSCFRVRIPTESQSP; encoded by the coding sequence ATGGAATCATCAGGAAATACGGGATATGCAGCCGATTCTGCCATGGCGGGCAGGTTTGCCGGAGTTTCCGGAGTCGCCGAATCTCTGGTAGAAAACCTTTCCATCGGCATGGTCATGGTTGATAACGAAGGGACTATCTGCTACCTGAACCAGATGGCAGAACGGATCTTGCAGATTTCCCGGCAGGATGTAGTCGGGAAACGGGTCTACATGCTTCCTTTAAAGACGGCTATTTACAAGGTGTTGGGAGAAAACTGCCGTGACTATCCAGTTGAGATGAACATCCATGGCCTGGTTGTCCAGGCACGGGCAACCTCGGTAATCTGCAGAGAAGGGGCATGCCTTGGTGATATGTATGAATTGCGCGACATAACAGCCGAGAGGCGTGAGCAGCGGAAGAGCGATGAGTTTGTTGCTTCTATGACCCATGACCTCAAGTCACCGCTTACGGTGATGCTCGGCTATCTGGATGCACTTGTCGGCGATCCGAAGGTATTGGCTGGAGAACGGGCAGCGCAGTGCGTGGCAGAGATAAAAAGAAGCGGCCACCGACTCCAGGGGATGATCGAAGATATTCTCGATTCATACCGCCTGGATGCAGGCCTGGTGGAGATTCGCCGCGAATTCTGTAATATCGGAAAAGTATTGGCTGAATGTTGTGCTGATTTGGCCCAGGATGCGGAAACTCACGGCATCGCATTCAGTTGCACCGTCGATCCGGCGATTCCGATAGTTAAGGCCGATGCCAAGCAGATCGGCAGGCTCTTTTCCAATATCATCAGCAATGCCATAAAATTCACTCCCAAGAGCGGGGAGATCAAGGTCTCAGGTTTCATGGACGGCACCGATATAGTCATGGAGGTTTCTGATACCGGGATAGGCATTCCGGCAAAGGACCAAGAGCGCATTTTCAATAAGTATTTCCGTTCGGCAAAGGTCAAGGGATACAAAGGTACCGGGTTGGGGCTGACCATCTGCAAGGCCCTTGCTGAGGAGCATGGGGGTAGCATTGAAGTTGCAAGCAGTGAAGGCGAAGGGAGCTGTTTTCGGGTAAGGATTCCTACTGAGAGCCAATCGCCCTAA
- a CDS encoding methyl-accepting chemotaxis protein, which produces MFKAYLTSLRSIRLFMLSFGIVMGVVFPFYSAIFFGSKAFTPLYMFGCIVAGLLVGSFCALVIKQALQLQLQSNFDSLSRIFPQKTIDFPHSGKDELESLKLCHSSFLDQVVSMVKNVAVISQDYINKSNALAMTSRKMVEGNETYAEKENETLESVAKVNDFFKALMKEIEDLSVRSDEHSSFATEINSTTDSIAQTIRNYSDSVLNTSASIEEMAANLKEISGNIDALSSSTEQTSSSIQQITTAINNVRDNTQKAVESSVNVRMLAQDGMRAMTATQKAMHEIEQSTEESFNAIGRLSVYSARVGEFVKMIQEVVEQTNLLSLNASIIAAQAGERGKAFAVVADEVRSLAHRTSSSASEIQDLVKNIQKETASVQRAIAIGKDRGKSGVKISAMTSEALEKIEATSTEVAQMIQRIAATTVKQASGSRVISEEADKNLERVHQVTRSIKEQERGTILVVSALEEMRDLSRKVIISTQEQTKGTHLYLQSVIEDNERMKLLRKKALEQLTLSDNLKECIGESGLMMLENVRNSKEIVAQIDALANSTEKLQREIMPFSSQEAEVSPSQPGVDS; this is translated from the coding sequence ATGTTCAAAGCATACCTCACTTCGCTGAGAAGCATCAGACTATTCATGCTTTCCTTCGGAATTGTCATGGGAGTGGTATTCCCGTTTTATTCTGCTATTTTTTTCGGAAGCAAGGCATTTACCCCACTTTACATGTTTGGTTGCATCGTCGCCGGATTGCTTGTTGGATCATTTTGCGCCCTGGTAATTAAGCAGGCACTGCAACTCCAGTTACAGTCAAATTTTGATTCTCTCTCCCGTATTTTCCCGCAAAAGACTATCGACTTTCCTCACAGCGGCAAAGATGAACTGGAATCCTTGAAACTGTGTCACAGCAGCTTTCTTGACCAAGTCGTTTCCATGGTCAAAAATGTTGCGGTCATCTCCCAAGACTATATCAATAAATCCAACGCGCTCGCCATGACTTCACGCAAAATGGTTGAGGGCAATGAAACCTATGCTGAAAAAGAAAATGAAACTCTTGAGTCTGTTGCCAAAGTTAATGATTTTTTTAAAGCACTCATGAAAGAGATTGAAGACCTGAGCGTCCGTAGTGACGAGCATTCATCCTTTGCCACCGAGATCAACTCCACCACCGATTCCATTGCCCAGACGATTCGCAACTATTCCGACAGCGTATTGAACACATCGGCCTCCATCGAGGAGATGGCCGCCAACCTTAAGGAAATCTCTGGAAACATCGACGCACTTTCATCTTCTACCGAGCAGACATCCAGTTCAATCCAGCAAATTACTACGGCAATCAACAATGTCCGCGACAACACCCAGAAAGCGGTGGAAAGCTCCGTCAACGTAAGAATGCTGGCCCAGGACGGGATGAGGGCCATGACTGCCACCCAGAAGGCAATGCACGAGATAGAGCAAAGCACTGAAGAGTCATTTAATGCCATCGGCCGGCTTTCAGTTTATTCTGCAAGGGTTGGAGAGTTTGTCAAGATGATCCAGGAGGTTGTTGAGCAAACCAACCTGCTGTCGCTGAATGCCTCGATCATCGCCGCCCAGGCAGGAGAGCGCGGCAAAGCCTTCGCTGTAGTAGCCGACGAAGTGCGTTCGCTGGCCCATCGGACATCATCGTCTGCGAGCGAGATCCAAGACCTGGTAAAAAACATCCAGAAGGAAACCGCATCTGTGCAGAGGGCAATCGCAATCGGCAAGGACCGCGGCAAGAGCGGGGTAAAGATCTCGGCCATGACCAGCGAGGCCCTTGAAAAAATCGAGGCCACTTCCACCGAAGTTGCCCAGATGATCCAGAGAATTGCCGCAACAACAGTAAAGCAGGCATCGGGCAGCAGGGTAATCAGCGAGGAAGCGGACAAGAACCTGGAACGGGTCCATCAGGTAACCCGCTCGATCAAAGAGCAGGAACGGGGTACAATTCTCGTGGTCTCGGCGCTGGAAGAGATGCGTGACCTGTCGCGCAAGGTCATCATATCAACTCAGGAACAGACAAAAGGCACCCACCTTTATCTGCAGAGCGTCATTGAGGATAACGAGCGGATGAAGCTGCTGCGCAAGAAGGCTCTGGAACAATTAACCCTCAGCGACAACCTGAAAGAATGCATCGGTGAATCAGGGCTGATGATGCTGGAGAACGTGAGAAATTCGAAGGAGATAGTGGCTCAGATAGACGCCCTGGCCAATTCCACAGAGAAACTGCAGCGGGAGATCATGCCGTTCAGCAGTCAAGAGGCAGAAGTTTCACCATCTCAGCCAGGCGTGGATTCCTGA
- a CDS encoding ArsR/SmtB family transcription factor → MTIDQHNETAFKEQALVLRTLGHPVRLRIVVGLSGRCSCVKEIWECLGLPQAVVSQHLKVMKENGILDARREGTRVCYSLRNPRLAEMVKLLPLDC, encoded by the coding sequence ATGACCATTGATCAGCACAATGAAACCGCTTTTAAAGAACAGGCCCTTGTTTTGAGAACACTGGGGCATCCGGTCCGATTGCGAATCGTGGTTGGGCTATCGGGACGGTGCTCCTGCGTCAAGGAGATTTGGGAATGCCTGGGTTTGCCTCAGGCAGTGGTATCGCAACACCTAAAGGTCATGAAGGAGAACGGGATACTGGATGCCAGGCGGGAAGGGACCAGGGTCTGTTATTCTCTCAGGAATCCACGCCTGGCTGAGATGGTGAAACTTCTGCCTCTTGACTGCTGA
- a CDS encoding rhodanese-like domain-containing protein, whose protein sequence is MLRIASLVFLLVLVAVTAFSAGYRNIASAEAKKIIEQKKNVYLLDVRTREEYRQARLKGSVLIPINEIERRLNEVPRNRPVVVYCAVGSRSNLVAGFLSSKGYGEVYNMQDGIMGWYRNGFMVEQ, encoded by the coding sequence ATGCTCAGGATTGCATCTTTGGTTTTTCTGCTGGTACTGGTTGCTGTTACTGCCTTTTCGGCGGGCTACCGGAATATTGCCTCTGCCGAGGCGAAAAAAATCATCGAACAGAAGAAAAATGTCTACCTGCTTGATGTCAGGACCCGGGAAGAGTATCGCCAGGCGAGGTTGAAGGGATCGGTACTGATACCGATCAATGAAATCGAACGCCGCCTGAACGAAGTTCCCAGGAATCGTCCGGTTGTTGTCTATTGCGCTGTCGGGTCACGCTCCAATCTGGTGGCTGGATTCCTGTCAAGTAAGGGATATGGTGAGGTCTATAACATGCAAGACGGTATCATGGGGTGGTACCGAAATGGGTTCATGGTGGAACAATGA
- a CDS encoding MBL fold metallo-hydrolase has product MRFRVTILCDNSVGPISGTLGEHGFAALVEWGGGSLLFDTGGGDTLLHNATRMNRDLRQVSAVALSHGHYDHTGGLRQFLQLAGTKPIYAHPALFTPRYRVKDNGESLSIGIPFGEEYLRGIGAAFDFADGSREIAPSIFLTGSVSRRNSFELGDSGLFCDSKGCHADPLGDDQSLVIVGEKGLVLLLGCCHAGLINTIEAARELTGVERVQAVIGGTHLGFCSQKQLGATVNALRRMGVGKIYGAHCTGFTAAAKLHQELPGQYHHAMVGTSVEI; this is encoded by the coding sequence ATGAGATTCCGGGTCACCATCTTGTGTGACAACTCTGTCGGGCCGATCAGCGGGACCCTCGGGGAGCACGGCTTTGCCGCACTGGTTGAATGGGGTGGCGGCTCGCTGCTCTTCGATACCGGCGGAGGCGATACCTTACTGCACAATGCGACCAGGATGAACCGCGACCTCCGGCAGGTGTCGGCTGTTGCCCTTTCACACGGGCATTACGACCATACCGGCGGACTGCGGCAGTTCCTGCAACTGGCAGGAACCAAGCCGATTTATGCCCACCCGGCGCTCTTTACCCCGCGCTATCGCGTCAAAGATAACGGCGAGTCGTTATCAATCGGTATCCCTTTTGGTGAGGAGTATCTTCGAGGCATTGGGGCGGCATTCGATTTTGCCGACGGGAGCAGGGAGATTGCCCCGTCAATCTTCCTTACCGGGAGTGTGTCACGCAGAAACAGTTTCGAGCTTGGCGACAGCGGCCTTTTCTGTGACAGCAAAGGTTGCCATGCCGATCCGCTTGGTGACGACCAGTCTCTGGTGATCGTTGGTGAAAAAGGGCTGGTGCTGCTGCTTGGTTGCTGCCATGCCGGGTTGATCAACACCATTGAAGCGGCGCGGGAATTGACCGGGGTGGAGCGGGTACAGGCAGTAATCGGCGGGACGCATCTCGGGTTCTGCTCCCAGAAGCAGTTAGGCGCAACAGTCAATGCCTTGCGCCGCATGGGGGTTGGCAAGATCTACGGTGCCCATTGTACCGGGTTCACTGCCGCTGCCAAGCTGCACCAGGAGCTGCCGGGGCAGTATCACCACGCCATGGTAGGGACATCGGTCGAAATATAG
- a CDS encoding YgaP family membrane protein: protein MKEEFYIERIVRIVAGSFILVSLLLAHFHSPYWLWFTGFVGLNLFQSGFTQFCPMFNILAKLGVPRFPKGCCPK from the coding sequence ATGAAAGAGGAATTTTACATCGAACGTATCGTCAGGATCGTAGCCGGAAGCTTTATCTTGGTTTCGCTGTTGCTGGCCCATTTCCATTCACCCTACTGGCTCTGGTTCACCGGGTTTGTCGGGCTTAACCTGTTCCAGTCCGGGTTTACCCAGTTCTGCCCGATGTTCAATATTCTGGCCAAGCTGGGAGTCCCGCGGTTTCCCAAGGGATGCTGCCCTAAATGA
- a CDS encoding C-GCAxxG-C-C family protein, whose protein sequence is MFWQKKKQQSLEAMELGELCRIEGEALYRSGKYHCAEAVLEVIRKHFTPEVPESLVHTVSGFGGGSGSGCICGAVSGGTVALGLVLGDDKKRISHLTRELHSWFKDKYDFTCCKIIRQNHKGVCPVLTGEVAGKIAEMLSAR, encoded by the coding sequence ATGTTCTGGCAAAAAAAGAAACAGCAGTCGCTTGAAGCCATGGAGCTTGGCGAACTCTGCCGAATCGAGGGGGAGGCTCTGTATCGCTCGGGTAAATACCACTGCGCCGAGGCGGTGCTGGAAGTAATCAGGAAGCACTTCACTCCGGAGGTGCCGGAGTCTCTGGTTCATACGGTAAGCGGTTTTGGGGGCGGCTCCGGTTCCGGATGCATCTGCGGCGCGGTTTCCGGTGGTACGGTGGCTCTGGGGCTGGTGCTGGGTGACGACAAGAAGCGGATCAGCCATCTGACCAGGGAGCTTCACTCATGGTTCAAAGATAAATACGACTTTACCTGCTGTAAGATCATCCGGCAGAATCACAAAGGGGTCTGTCCGGTGTTGACCGGAGAGGTGGCAGGCAAGATCGCGGAAATGCTGTCTGCCCGGTAG
- a CDS encoding efflux RND transporter permease subunit, with translation MTELGFAGKIARAFINSKLTPLIVGAALLLGLFAIKMTPREEEPQIVVPMIDIFLPLPGASPAEVQERVVKPLERKLWEIKGVEYLYSMSRPGMGIITVRYLVGEDMEKSLVKLYNKVMSNRNLLPPGAGEPLVSPKSIDDVPILALTLWSDRYDHATLRTVAKEVCDELKKGENVAEAMVTGGVSRQVRIALDAGKLASRRVSPLEVAASLQKGNASQASGAFSEANREMLVQTGEFFSDAEALQRLVVAVRDNKPVYLADVATVKDGVTEPQDYVFFGLGPAAGVGEHTPAQQHNAARNYPAVTVSVAKRTGANATWVAEDLMKKVEFLKGKVIPSDVQVTVTRNYGETAKEKNNELLFHMFLAAISVTLLIALFMGWRAGAVAAIAIPVTLALTILIFYLIGYTLNRITLFALIFSIGILVDDAIVVVENIHRYFTTTKLKPLEAAVRAVDEIGNPTILATFAVICSILPMGFVGGLMGPYMRPIPVGASMAMLLSMFIAFIVTPYFAYRFMKGESHAGSDEQPEDSKLTAFYRRAMGALIHKKPLRNGFLVAVVLLLLAACSLIYFKAVTVKMLPFDNKNELQVIIDAPDGTPLEQTARIAAEMGDALRTVPEVVNFQTYVGVNSPFNFNGLVRHYYLRKGPNLADLQVNLTHKAERKLQSHDIAKKIRPLVKAVADRYGARVKVAEIPPGPPVLSTLVAEVYGPDDATRADIAKKIKEIFSKTPGVVDVDWYREDDRQKVTFAVDREKAAMNGIAAEDAARTLGIALGGMDAGLLHLPKEKEPVTLNLRLPVSDRSSITALSSIYLQGEKGSVPLSQLVKPLQGLEEKSLYRKNLKNVVYVIGDVAGAVEAPVYAILKMQKEIAAIPLPGGYKIEQLASRQPWSEEKPGLKWDGEWHITYEVFRDLGLAFGAVMVLIYILVVAWFKDFTTPLVIMAPIPLTLIGILPGHALFGAFFTATSMIGFIALAGIIVRNSIILIDFAEIKRREGMALDEAIIEAGAVRFRPMLLTAGAVVVGSFVIVFDPIFQGLAIAMMCGEIASTTLSRVTIPVLYYLVQSWKERHHVGETKEEV, from the coding sequence ATGACTGAACTAGGTTTTGCGGGGAAGATCGCCCGGGCATTTATAAATTCAAAGTTGACGCCGCTTATCGTTGGCGCAGCGCTGTTGCTCGGCCTGTTTGCGATCAAGATGACTCCTCGCGAGGAAGAGCCGCAGATCGTGGTGCCGATGATCGACATCTTCCTGCCGCTTCCCGGTGCATCACCTGCAGAAGTTCAGGAGCGGGTGGTAAAACCACTGGAACGGAAGCTTTGGGAGATAAAAGGGGTCGAATACCTTTACTCCATGAGCCGCCCCGGCATGGGGATCATCACGGTCCGTTACCTGGTCGGCGAGGATATGGAGAAGTCGCTTGTTAAGCTTTACAACAAGGTGATGAGCAATCGCAATCTCCTGCCCCCTGGTGCCGGTGAACCGCTGGTTTCCCCAAAATCGATAGATGACGTTCCGATCCTTGCTCTTACCTTGTGGTCAGATCGTTACGATCACGCCACTCTGCGCACCGTTGCCAAAGAGGTTTGTGACGAGCTGAAAAAGGGGGAAAATGTTGCCGAAGCAATGGTCACCGGCGGCGTGTCCCGGCAGGTACGGATAGCTCTTGATGCCGGTAAGCTCGCCTCGCGCAGGGTTTCACCCCTTGAGGTCGCAGCCAGCTTGCAGAAAGGTAATGCTAGTCAGGCATCCGGTGCCTTCAGCGAGGCCAACCGGGAAATGCTGGTGCAGACCGGGGAGTTCTTTAGCGATGCCGAGGCGTTGCAGCGGTTGGTGGTGGCAGTCAGGGACAATAAGCCGGTGTACCTTGCCGACGTGGCAACAGTGAAAGATGGCGTTACCGAGCCTCAGGATTATGTCTTTTTCGGACTCGGTCCTGCGGCCGGTGTTGGGGAGCACACACCGGCGCAGCAGCATAACGCCGCCAGGAACTATCCCGCAGTTACTGTATCCGTGGCCAAGCGCACCGGCGCCAATGCCACCTGGGTAGCGGAAGACCTGATGAAAAAGGTCGAGTTCCTGAAGGGAAAGGTGATTCCCTCTGACGTGCAGGTGACGGTTACCCGCAACTACGGAGAAACTGCCAAGGAGAAGAACAACGAACTGCTCTTTCATATGTTCCTGGCCGCAATCTCGGTAACGCTGCTGATCGCCCTGTTCATGGGGTGGCGCGCCGGAGCCGTGGCCGCAATCGCAATTCCGGTGACCCTGGCACTTACGATTCTCATCTTCTATCTCATTGGCTACACCCTGAACCGGATCACCCTCTTTGCCCTGATCTTCTCCATCGGCATCCTTGTCGATGATGCGATAGTGGTGGTGGAAAACATTCACCGCTACTTCACCACAACCAAATTGAAGCCGTTGGAAGCTGCGGTGCGGGCAGTGGACGAGATCGGTAATCCGACGATTTTGGCCACCTTCGCGGTTATCTGCTCCATCCTGCCGATGGGGTTTGTCGGTGGGTTGATGGGGCCGTACATGCGGCCGATCCCGGTTGGCGCCAGCATGGCAATGCTCCTCTCCATGTTCATTGCCTTTATTGTAACGCCGTACTTTGCCTATCGCTTCATGAAAGGGGAATCTCACGCTGGCAGCGATGAGCAGCCCGAAGACTCGAAACTGACGGCGTTCTATCGCAGGGCCATGGGGGCGCTTATCCACAAAAAGCCGCTACGCAACGGTTTTCTGGTGGCTGTGGTGCTCCTGCTGCTGGCTGCCTGCTCGCTCATCTATTTCAAGGCAGTGACGGTGAAGATGCTGCCGTTTGACAACAAGAACGAACTGCAGGTGATCATCGACGCGCCGGACGGGACGCCGCTGGAGCAGACCGCACGGATAGCTGCAGAGATGGGCGATGCCCTCAGAACAGTACCGGAAGTGGTAAATTTTCAGACCTATGTCGGGGTGAACTCTCCCTTCAACTTCAACGGGCTGGTCAGGCACTATTATCTGCGCAAAGGGCCGAATCTGGCCGATCTACAGGTGAATCTCACCCATAAGGCCGAACGGAAACTGCAGTCCCATGATATTGCCAAAAAAATCCGGCCGCTGGTGAAGGCGGTGGCGGACAGGTATGGCGCCCGGGTCAAGGTGGCAGAGATTCCGCCCGGCCCGCCGGTACTTTCCACGCTCGTTGCCGAGGTTTATGGGCCTGATGATGCCACCAGGGCCGATATTGCGAAAAAGATCAAGGAGATCTTCAGCAAAACCCCGGGCGTGGTTGATGTTGATTGGTATCGCGAGGATGACCGCCAGAAAGTTACTTTTGCGGTGGATCGGGAAAAGGCTGCCATGAACGGCATTGCCGCTGAGGATGCTGCCCGGACTCTCGGTATCGCCCTTGGTGGAATGGATGCCGGACTGCTGCACCTGCCGAAAGAAAAGGAGCCGGTTACCCTCAATCTGCGGTTGCCGGTAAGCGACCGGAGCTCGATTACTGCCCTTTCATCCATCTACCTGCAAGGTGAGAAGGGGAGCGTGCCGTTATCGCAGCTGGTCAAACCGCTACAGGGGCTCGAGGAGAAGTCGCTGTACCGTAAGAACCTGAAAAACGTCGTTTATGTGATCGGTGACGTTGCCGGCGCTGTCGAGGCACCGGTGTATGCTATTCTCAAAATGCAGAAAGAGATTGCCGCCATCCCGCTGCCAGGAGGGTACAAGATCGAGCAACTTGCCTCTCGGCAGCCGTGGAGCGAAGAAAAGCCTGGTCTCAAGTGGGATGGCGAATGGCACATTACCTACGAGGTGTTCCGCGATCTCGGTCTTGCCTTCGGTGCGGTGATGGTACTGATCTACATCCTGGTGGTGGCCTGGTTCAAGGATTTCACCACACCACTGGTGATTATGGCGCCGATTCCGCTGACCTTGATCGGCATCTTGCCGGGGCACGCCCTGTTTGGGGCGTTCTTTACCGCAACATCTATGATCGGTTTCATTGCCCTAGCCGGAATTATCGTCCGAAACTCTATCATCCTTATCGATTTCGCTGAGATTAAAAGGCGCGAAGGGATGGCGCTGGACGAGGCAATTATCGAGGCCGGTGCGGTAAGGTTCAGGCCGATGCTGTTAACCGCAGGCGCAGTGGTAGTCGGAAGCTTTGTGATTGTTTTCGATCCGATCTTTCAGGGGCTGGCGATTGCCATGATGTGTGGCGAGATCGCCTCCACCACCCTGTCGCGGGTTACCATACCGGTACTTTACTATCTTGTGCAGTCGTGGAAAGAGCGACATCATGTGGGTGAAACAAAGGAGGAGGTTTGA
- a CDS encoding efflux RND transporter periplasmic adaptor subunit, producing the protein MRMRLVAFIVALMMAVTGCSGDRHEGTTSKGVAQVVKGVRLEQVTASEVPQRQEAVGTVMAVTSAVVAARVAGTITAMNVKEGDRVRKGQTLAVLEANETLAGASAAEAGVEEAKRALEEAKSRKKLADGTFQRFQKLYSEQAVTKQEFETRKSEQEVAEQGVLRAESRLVQAKENSRAAAVISGYTRLVSPISGVVTAKAADRGATVFPGTPVLSVEEESGYRLHVQVPETLKGGVTAGQSVEMVIDGQQPRSGVVSEVVPVVDPASRTFTVKIPVSGKGVRSGTYGRVYLLQGTVRGILLPRGAVLERGTLTSVWVVDSGNIARMRLVKPGRIVGDKVEILSGVTVGERVVVSGADKVTDGVKVE; encoded by the coding sequence ATGAGGATGAGACTGGTGGCGTTTATTGTCGCCTTGATGATGGCTGTAACCGGGTGCAGCGGAGACCGGCATGAGGGGACAACCAGCAAAGGTGTGGCTCAGGTGGTCAAAGGGGTGCGCCTTGAACAGGTTACTGCAAGTGAGGTTCCGCAACGTCAGGAGGCGGTGGGGACGGTTATGGCCGTTACCAGCGCAGTTGTCGCGGCGCGCGTTGCCGGCACTATTACGGCCATGAACGTCAAGGAAGGGGACCGGGTCAGGAAGGGGCAGACACTGGCGGTTCTGGAAGCCAATGAGACGCTGGCCGGCGCTTCGGCAGCTGAGGCTGGAGTCGAAGAAGCAAAGCGGGCGCTTGAAGAGGCAAAATCGAGAAAGAAGCTGGCTGACGGCACGTTTCAACGCTTTCAGAAACTTTATAGCGAGCAGGCAGTAACGAAGCAGGAGTTTGAGACCCGGAAGTCCGAGCAGGAGGTTGCCGAACAGGGGGTGCTGCGTGCCGAGTCAAGGCTGGTGCAAGCGAAGGAAAACTCCAGGGCGGCCGCGGTTATTTCCGGATACACCCGCCTGGTCTCGCCGATCAGCGGGGTAGTGACCGCAAAGGCGGCGGACCGTGGGGCCACGGTATTTCCGGGGACGCCGGTCCTTTCGGTTGAGGAGGAATCGGGTTACCGGCTGCATGTTCAGGTGCCAGAAACGCTCAAGGGGGGAGTGACTGCAGGACAGTCAGTGGAGATGGTCATTGACGGGCAACAGCCCCGGTCCGGGGTTGTCTCGGAAGTGGTCCCGGTTGTCGATCCGGCCAGCAGGACCTTTACCGTCAAGATTCCGGTCAGCGGCAAGGGGGTACGTTCCGGTACTTATGGCCGGGTCTATCTGCTGCAGGGCACTGTCCGCGGCATCCTGCTCCCCAGGGGCGCGGTGCTGGAGCGCGGTACTCTCACGTCGGTCTGGGTGGTTGACAGCGGCAATATTGCCAGGATGAGGCTTGTCAAACCGGGCAGAATAGTGGGTGACAAGGTGGAAATCTTGTCTGGCGTTACAGTAGGAGAGCGGGTGGTGGTTAGCGGGGCGGATAAGGTTACTGACGGCGTGAAGGTGGAGTGA
- a CDS encoding TolC family protein: MRMHKILIIIVLLAFANASYAEEQLGLKEALSLALEKNLLVKASSYESAANAAGVKSSRSRYLPRVIFEERAVLTNSGTRAFMMKLDQGRFSMAGDLNHPDPTGDFQTAFTVEQPLFDMNLIRGMDVAGLELSLSDHALEKRKQEIAFQVYAAYLNVQKSRVQLSVAEQAVRDATEHRRIAGVRSESGVGLKYDELRIATFLAELEQQRITAENEVKLARLRLGQVVGLPSGAAPGIAEHVTALELTVSQEYLEQEALIGRPDIKESAAEVARGDAAVAVVKGSNWPTLYASGSYQMNDRDLPGGRDNDSWVAGAVLRWDIAGPLKNRGEIERARAKRNAAESYQQALRQEASIQIREALLRRSESEKRLAVSRTAIKDAEEMVRLVSKRFENDLSTAVELLDAQTALNRVRAQLAENEAGFALATATVYQRAGLFLKEVVR; this comes from the coding sequence ATGCGCATGCATAAAATTCTGATAATTATTGTTCTTCTTGCCTTTGCCAACGCTTCATATGCCGAGGAACAACTTGGGCTTAAAGAAGCGTTGAGCCTTGCCCTGGAAAAAAATCTCCTGGTAAAGGCGTCAAGCTATGAGAGTGCCGCTAATGCGGCCGGGGTCAAGTCGAGCCGTTCCCGTTACCTGCCGCGCGTTATTTTTGAAGAGCGTGCCGTCTTGACCAACTCCGGCACCAGGGCATTCATGATGAAACTTGACCAAGGGCGGTTCTCGATGGCCGGCGACCTCAACCATCCTGACCCCACAGGGGACTTCCAGACTGCTTTCACGGTCGAGCAGCCGCTTTTCGACATGAACCTCATTCGTGGAATGGATGTTGCCGGCTTAGAGTTGTCGCTCAGTGACCATGCCCTCGAAAAGAGAAAGCAGGAGATCGCCTTCCAGGTTTACGCTGCCTATCTTAATGTACAGAAGAGCAGGGTGCAACTGTCAGTAGCAGAGCAGGCCGTCAGGGATGCCACTGAGCACCGGAGGATTGCCGGGGTGCGGAGCGAGTCCGGGGTCGGACTGAAATATGACGAGCTGAGGATCGCTACCTTTCTTGCCGAGCTGGAACAGCAGAGAATAACCGCTGAAAATGAAGTGAAACTGGCACGGCTGCGGCTTGGCCAGGTTGTGGGGTTGCCGTCCGGGGCTGCTCCCGGCATTGCAGAGCATGTCACTGCTCTTGAGTTGACGGTGTCTCAGGAATATCTCGAGCAAGAGGCACTTATCGGCAGGCCTGACATCAAGGAGTCGGCCGCGGAAGTTGCCAGGGGTGATGCTGCTGTTGCTGTTGTTAAGGGGAGCAATTGGCCGACACTGTACGCATCCGGATCGTACCAGATGAATGATCGCGACCTGCCGGGCGGACGAGATAATGACAGTTGGGTTGCCGGAGCTGTGCTCAGATGGGATATTGCGGGACCTCTCAAAAATCGGGGCGAGATTGAGCGGGCACGGGCCAAGAGGAATGCCGCAGAGTCTTATCAGCAGGCGTTGAGGCAGGAGGCCTCAATCCAGATCAGGGAGGCGTTGTTGCGTCGTTCCGAGTCGGAGAAGCGCTTGGCAGTTTCCAGAACCGCAATAAAAGATGCCGAAGAGATGGTCCGGCTCGTCAGCAAACGGTTTGAAAATGATCTCTCAACAGCTGTTGAACTGCTGGATGCCCAGACTGCGCTGAACCGGGTACGTGCCCAGCTTGCCGAAAATGAGGCAGGTTTTGCTCTGGCAACTGCCACTGTTTACCAGAGAGCAGGGCTTTTTTTGAAGGAGGTAGTGCGATGA